A window of the Lactuca sativa cultivar Salinas chromosome 5, Lsat_Salinas_v11, whole genome shotgun sequence genome harbors these coding sequences:
- the LOC128134112 gene encoding uncharacterized protein LOC128134112 — MNREEGHGHLNRDYFADNYVYRAKDFKRRFRLSRDVFLRIANALESRYRLYKFFQLRYDARGRRGFTTLQKCAATIRLMAMEESPDTMDDYMKMSERTARESLYTLSRGVVETFGDVYLRKPSLHDLQELYAAHEERHGFPGMIGSIDCTHWKWKNCPVAWKGQYASGHHGSPSLVLEAVASQDLWIWHAFFGVAGSNNDVNVLDQSPIFDDLLNGKAPDAPFTVNGNEYKYGYYLTDEIYPQYSTFVKAFRHPVEERDKFFKRR, encoded by the exons ATGAATCGCGAGGAAGGACACGGACATCTAAATCGCGATTACTTTGCGGATAATTATGTATACAGGGCGAAAGACTTCAAAAGAAGATTTCGTTTGAGTAGGGATGTGTTCTTACGAATCGCCAACGCCTTGGAAAGCCGATATCGTTT GTACAAATTTTTTCAATTAAGATATGATGCTAGAGGTAGACGGGGGTTTACAACATTGCAGAAATGTGCTGCGACCATTCGTTTGATGGCTATGGAGGAGTCACCCGACACCATGGACGACTATATGAAAATGTCCgaaagaaccgcaagagagagtttGTATACATTGTCAAGGGGTGTTGTTGAAACTTTTGGAGACGTGTATTTGCGGAAACCTTCGTTGCATGATTTGCAAGAATTGTATGCGGCGCATGAAGAACGTCATGGGTTTCCCGGAATGATCGGAAGCATTGATTGCACACACTGGAAATGGAAAAATTGTCCGGTAGCATGGAAAGGGCAATACGCAAGTGGTCATCACGGATCACCTTCATTGGTGTTAGAGGCTGTCGCTTCtcaagatttatggatttggcATGCATTTTTTGGGGTTGCGGGTTCCAACAACGACGTCAACGTTCTTGATCAGTCGCCAATATTCGACGATCTTTTGAATGGAAAAGCCCCGGATGCTCCTTTCACGGTGAATGGAAATGaatacaaatatgggtattacCTTACAGATGAAATATATCCTCAATATTCCACATTCGTGAAGGCATTCCGCCACCCGGTTGAAGAACGAGACAAATTTTTTAAGAGAAGATAA